A window of Caretta caretta isolate rCarCar2 chromosome 11, rCarCar1.hap1, whole genome shotgun sequence contains these coding sequences:
- the ZNF142 gene encoding zinc finger protein 142, translating to MSAEVVAAEPAGGEMDALCPGLLLPTSGEAGTGGSQGASNDCVAGTSPLTVGQSLLLTDASMAGDGAHAEAAEVEIFVEAVAGNVSLSSPGNTTEVLVKVVELYFCQRCGQSFSDPSLLTQHQCITLAAPEHLELPGLPQLPGELPALPSECRGEPAVCQEPAQSLPGVSGQGGDLGSAAERLLCPVCRGEFVLPSELKEHFKTHRSTQGALACPEKGCHFSPEDRKQLRGHLQHAHKVTPVSCAYRACPLLFRSCQDMKLHHRSHFPFHCSRCDFVCSNAKLFRQHTQSHLPESRVGGELRAEPGRMEATCKCDFTALAGQVPSKHLRLRCAAGETVEEAENSLDQTSWEAEEQATGHGVSGGTREASDEGPRLPAEEENSESTGDESLEEEEEESACEAEAKGNEKVASKKAKAPRAQQVKGDVAEGSEYLFKTHMCPECKRCFKKRTHLVEHLHLHFPDPSLQCPNCQKYFTSKSKLKIHMLRETGEKAHRCPLCHYSSVEKNALNRHMASMHENISNFYSDVYACPVCQETFRLSQALKEHLKTHKAEPKRLSCFQGDCGYCSEDRKEFIRHLKEAHGIKAVECKYHACSLLFGTAEAMEAHRKTHYAFHCQQCDFVCSNKHVFRKHKKQGHPGSEQLQCGFCPYATFNPVEFHDHVGKMHANEKIHKCAECSFATAHKRVLIRHMLLHTGEKPHKCELCDFTCRDVSYLSKHMLTHSSDKNYMCTDCGYVTKWKHYLNVHMRKHTGDLRYQCNQCSYRCHRADQLSSHKLRHQGKSLICEVCGFACKRKYELQKHVQVKHSQNYQVPVFQCRYCSYQTQYKQALLNHENCKHTKQKEFRCALCSYCTFSNTSLFFHKRKAHGYVPGDKDWLENYASKELEISSADVLLNYDISVALRSDSNSSLSGKELWQKSKPSALEPQQEASQQAFVVPLFGHVTGQLGGSAEMARGLAEEERGPSTEVGPLEDSHVQAASAMAEDSGMLNDAGDAVESCTLHLETLDVSADPVLGLGASEPPAAQPENADTLSCKDPAYDILSSRDALVLEENDNGLEDVPDFEEEPEVQGQERLEGSAGGMACTASAEESHEKDPQRGPEDCCDGQSPDPDVVPETREASMQEPWFSIIKPAEQSRFSAPEDPASPCTEAKAGPQSESVLKALRKQDKEQAETLVLEGRVQMLVVQSESQIFKCEKCSYITRKEKSMALHVKAGCQSRKTPLVCRDCGASFKQQRGLNTHLLKKCPVILRKNKPLKPAVQEQPGSAGMEHGPGGSEEGEVSSIPEPPWELDRVPVKASSSSRPFPEVPSAGSPAPSKALEGAAESTVAELPVPEDHGQVEEAKCPSLPEKYRLEQGKLHCNSCSFVCSRVSTISSHVQDGCRSLEQFRCSLCSGAFRSRRALKSHHLEKHIKLESSRPPGEEGSAPARPLEEGAARDGHRETSPAGKGTGQPSKAVGVTAARKAARCKRRRFSCPTCPFTCHQERAMKTHKKRGCVKLDEFRCPTCPFTSKGATALRLHRTLHRTYCSKRPQLQCRQCEFTCKQARCLRQHVRIKHEGVKPHKCLYCDFSTTRRYRLEAHKSLHTGVGRIACSVCSQTFGTNSKLRIHTLRVHEKKPTHFCLLCDYSGYLQNDITRHVNSCHRGELKFSCARCEARFSSETALKQHVLRRHEEKVSHRCPLCSFVCHSEATLKCHAQKQHPHLECGACKETFASREALEEHKTVHFSHRCDHCSFATKERQQLVRHYVESHEPATAQDRPLKCPFCDFACHHQLVFDHHVKGHGGTRVYKCSDCDYTTKNKQKITWHIRIHTGEKPYKCHLCKYACADPSRLKYHMRIHKEERKYLCPDCGYKCKWVNQLKYHMTKHTGLKPYQCDECEYCTNRADALRIHKETRHRDARSFICEQCGKAFKTRFLLKTHLKKHSEEKPYVCNVCYRGFRWAAGLRHHYLTHTNEHPFFCRYCSYKAKQKFQVIKHIQRHHPDCGPGDLSQGVGKDASTPTLHLHDVQLEPPKPEAEDGVQPSG from the exons ATGAGCGCAGAAGTGGTGGCTGCAGAGCCTGCCGGAGGAGAGATGGATGCCCTGTGCCCAGGGCTGCTGTTGCCCACCTCGGGAGAGGCAGGAACCGGAGGAAGTCAGGGGGCCTCCAATGACTGCGTGGCAGGGACTTCCCCGTTGACTGTGGGACAGAGCTTGTTGCTGACGGATGCGTCCATGGCTGGGGACGGAGCTCATGCCGAAGCAGCTGAGGTGGAAATATTTGTAGAGGCTGTGGCAGGCAATGTGTCTCTGAGCAGTCCAGGCAACACCACAG aGGTCTTGGTCAAAGTGGTTGAGCTGTATTTCTGCCAGAGGTGTGGCCAGAGCTTCTCTGACCCCAGCCTGCTGACCCAGCACCAGTGCATCACGTTAGCAGCCCCTGAGCACCTGGAGCTTCCTGGTCTCCCCCAACTTCCGGGGGAGCTGCCGGCCCTGCCCAGCGAATGCAGAGGAGAACCAGCTGTCTGCCAGGAGCCAGCGCAGAGCTTGCCAGGAGTGAGCGGGCAGGGCGGGGACcttggctctgctgctgagcGACTGCTGTGCCCCGTTTGCAGGGGGGAGTTTGTGCTGCCCAGTGAGCTCAAGGAGCATTTTAAGACCCATCGCAGCACCCAGGGGGCCTTGGCATGCCCGGAAAAGGGCTGCCACTTCTCCCCGGAGGACCGCAAGCAGCTGCGCGGGCACCTGCAGCACGCCCACAAGGTGACCCCAGTTTCCTGCGCCTACCGTGCCTGCCCGCTCTTGTTCCGGAGCTGCCAGGACATGAAGCTACATCACAGGAGTCATTTTCCCTTCCACTGCAGCCGCTGTGACTTCGTCTGCTCCAACGCCAAGCTCTTCAGGCAGCACACACAGAGCCATTTGCCGGagagcagggtgggaggggagctcCGCGCAGAGCCAGGGCGGATGGAGGCAACCTGCAAGTGCGACTTCACTGCCCTGGCCGGGCAAGTCCCCAGCAAGCACCTGCGTCTGCGCTGCG ctgccggggagacggtggaggaggcagagaattCCCTCGATCAGACCAGCTGGGAAGCAGAAGAGCAGGCGACTGGCCACGGTGTGTCTGGTGGCACCAGGGAAGCATCTGACGAGGGTCCGAGACTGCCAGCAGAGGAAGAAAACTCTGAGAGCACCGGTGATGAAtcgctggaggaggaagaggaagagagcgCCTGTGAGGCAGAagccaaaggaaatgagaaggtgGCTTCTAAGAAAGCCAAGGCACCTCGGGCCCAGCAGGTCAAAG GGGATGTAGCGGAGGGCTCCGAATACCTCTTCAAAACCCACATGTGCCCAGAGTGCAAACGGTGCTTCAAGAAGCGGACGCACCTGGTGGAGCACCTGCACCTGCACTTCCCAGACCCCAGCCTGCAGTGCCCCAACTGCCAGAAGTACTTCACCAGCAAGAGCAAGCTGAAAATCCACATGCTGCGCGAGACAGGGGAGAAAGCTCACCGCTGCCCGCTCTGCCACTACAGCTCGGTGGAGAAGAACGCCCTCAACCGCCACATGGCCAGCATGCACGAGAACATCTCCAACTTCTACTCCGACGTCTACGCCTGCCCCGTCTGCCAGGAGACCTTCCGGCTCAGCCAGGCCCTCAAGGAGCACCTGAAGACCCACAAGGCCGAGCCCAAGAGGCTGAGCTGCTTCCAGGGCGACTGCGgctactgcagtgaagaccgCAAGGAGTTCATCCGCCACCTCAAGGAGGCCCACGGCATCAAGGCAGTGGAGTGCAAGTACCACGCCTGCTCCCTGCTCTTCGGCACGGCCGAGGCCATGGAAGCCCACCGCAAAACCCACTACGCTTTCCACTGCCAGCAGTGTGACTTTGTCTGCTCCAACAAGCACGTCTTCCGCAAGCACAAGAAGCAAGGGCACCCCGGCAGTGAGCAGCTGCAGTGCGGCTTCTGCCCCTACGCCACCTTCAACCCCGTGGAGTTCCACGACCACGTGGGGAAGATGCACGCCAACGAGAAGATCCACAAGTGTGCCGAGTGCAGCTTTGCCACGGCGCACAAGAGGGTGCTCATCCGCCACATgctgctgcacacag GGGAAAAGCCTCACAAGTGTGAGCTGTGTGACTTCACCTGCCGGGACGTGAGCTACCTGTCCAAGCACATGCTCACCCATTCCAGCGACAAAAACTACATGTGCACCGACTGCGGGTACGTCACCAAGTGGAAGCACTACTTGAACGTGCACATGAGGAAGCACACTGGAGACCTCAG GTATCAGTGCAACCAGTGTTCGTACCGCTGCCACCGGGCAGACCAGCTGAGCAGCCACAAACTGCGCCACCAGGGCAAGAGCCTGATCTGCGAGGTGTGCGGCTTCGCCTGCAAGCGCAAGTACGAGCTGCAGAAGCATGTGCAGGTGAAGCACTCGCAGAACTACCAGGTGCCCGTCTTCCAGTGCCGGTACTGCAGCTACCAGACCCAGTACAAGCAGGCCCTCCTCAACCACGAGAACTGCAAGCACACCAAGCAGAAGGAGTTCCGCTGCGCCCTCTGCTCCTACTGCACCTTCAGCAACACCAGCCTCTTCTTCCACAAGCGCAAGGCCCACGGCTACGTGCCCGGAGACAAGGACTGGCTGGAGAACTACGCCAGCAAGGAGCTGGAGATCAGCTCGGCGGACGTGCTGCTGAACTATGACATCAGCGTGGCTCTGAGGTCCGACTCCAACTCCTCCCTGTCTGGGAAGGAGCTCTGGCAGAAAAGCAAACCCTCTGCCTTGGAACCCCAGCAAGAGGCTTCTCAGCAGGCTTTCGTTGTGCCCCTCTTTGGCCACGTCACTGGGCAGCTGGGAGGCAGCGCTGAGATGGCGCGAGGACTGGCAGAGGAAGAGAGGGGTCCTTCCACCGAGGTGGGCCCCCTGGAAGATTCCCACGTGCAGGCCGCTTCCGCAATGGCGGAGGACTCGGGGATGCTGAATGATGCCGGCGACGCTGTTGAAAGCTGCACATTGCACTTGGAGACGCTGGACGTCTcggcagaccctgtgctggggctcggggccaGCGAGCCTCCGGCAGCCCAGCCAGAGAATGCAGACACCCTGAGCTGCAAGGACCCAGCCTATGACATTCTGAGCTCGCGGGACGCGCTGGTCCTGGAGGAGAATGACAACGGGCTTGAAGATGTCCCTGACTTTGAGGAAGAGCCGGAGGTCCAAGGGCAGGAGAGGCTGGAGGGCAGTGCTGGTGGCATGGCCTGTACCGCGAGTGCAGAAGAGAGCCATGAAAAGGACCCTCAGCGGGGGCCCGAGGATTGCTGTGATGGGCAGAGCCCCGACCCCGACGTCGTGCCGGAGACTAGAGAGGCCAGTATGCAAGAGCCCTGGTTTAGCATCATAAAGCCAGCTGAGCAGAGCCGTTTTTCTGCCCCCGAAGACCCAGCCTCCCCGTGCACCGAGGCCAAGGCGGGGCCGCAGTCGGAGTCGGTGCTGAAAGCTCTCCGGAAGCAGGACAAGGAGCAAGCGGAAACGCTGGTCTTAGAAGGGAGGGTGCAGATGCTGGTGGTTCAGTCGGAGAGCCAGATCTTCAAGTGTGAGAAGTGCTCATACATCACGCGGAAGGAGAAGTCCATGGCCCTGCACGTCAAAGCCGGCTGCCAGAGCCGGAAGACCCCACTGGTGTGCCGGGATTGCGGCGCCAGCTTTAAGCAGCAGCGGGGGCTCAACACCCACCTCCTCAAGAAGTGCCCCGTGATCCTGAGAAAGAACAAGCCTCTAAAGCCAGCCGTTCAGGAGCAGCCTGGCAGCGCAGGCATGGAGCATGGCCCGGGAGGCTCGGAGGAAGGGGAAGTGAGCAGCATTCCCGAGCCCCCCTGGGAGCTAGATCGGGTGCCCGTGAAAGCATCCTCCTCGAGCAGGCCCTTCCCCGAGGTGCCGTCGGCgggcagcccagcccccagcaagGCACTTGAGGGTGCAGCTGAGAGCACAGTGGCAGAACTGCCTGTGCCAGAAGATCACGGCCAAGTGGAGGAAGCCAAGTGCCCGTCCCTGCCTGAGAAATACCGGCTGGAGCAGGGGAAGCTCCACTGCAACTCCTGCTCTTTCGTCTGCTCCAGGGTCTCCACCATCAGCTCCCACGTGCAGGACGGGTGCCGGAGCCTGGAGCAGTTCCGGTGCTCCCTGTGCTCAGGCGCCTTCCGGTCCAGGCGGGCCCTGAAAAGCCACCACTTGGAAAAGCACATCAAGCTGGAGTCCTCCCGGCCTCCGGGAGAGGAAGGCAGCGCACCCGCCAGGCCCCTGGAGGAAGGAGCGGCTCGGGATGGGCACCGAGAGACCAGCCCAGCTGGCAAAGGGACGGGCCAGCCCAGCAAGGCTGTGGGCGTGACGGCTGCCAGGAAAGCTGCCCGGTGCAAGAGGCGGCGCTtctcctgccccacctgccccttCACCTGCCACCAGGAGCGGGCCATGAAGACGCACAAGAAGCGAGGCTGTGTCAAGCTGGATGAGTTCCGCTGCCCCACCTGCCCCTTCACCTCCAAGGGGGCCACTGCCCTGCGGCTGCACCGCACCCTTCACCGCACGTACTGCAGCAAGCGGCCGCAGCTGCAGTGCCGGCAGTGTGAGTTCACCTGCAAGCAGGCCCGCTGCCTCCGCCAGCACGTCCGCATCAAGCACGAGGGGGTGAAGCCCCACAAGTGCCTCTACTGCGACTTCAGCACCACGCGGCGCTACCGGCTGGAGGCCCACAAGTCGCTGCACACCGGGGTGGGCCGAATCGCCTGCAGCGTCTGCAGCCAGACCTTCGGCACCAACTCCAAGCTGCGCATCCACACGCTGCGGGTCCATGAGAAGAAGCCCACGCACTTCTGCCTCCTGTGCGACTACAGCGGCTACCTGCAGAATGACATCACCCGCCACGTGAACAGCTGCCACCGCGGGGAGCTGAAGTTCTCGTGCGCGCGCTGCGAGGCCCGCTTCAGCTCCGAGACGGCCCTCAAGCAGCACGTGCTGCGCCGGCACGAGGAGAAGGTCTCCCACCGCTGCCCGCTCTGCAGCTTCGTGTGCCACAGCGAGGCCACGCTCAAGTGCCACGCCCAGAAGCAGCACCCGCACCTGGAGTGCGGCGCCTGCAAGGAGACCTTCGCCAGCCGGGAGGCGCTGGAGGAGCACAAGACGGTGCACTTCAGCCACCGCTGCGACCACTGCAGCTTCGCCACCAAGGAGCGGCAGCAGCTGGTGCGCCACTACGTGGAGAGCCACGAGCCCGCCACGGCGCAGGACAGGCCGCTCAAGTGCCCCTTCTGCGACTTCGCCTGCCACCACCAGCTGGTCTTCGACCACCATGTGAAGGGCCACGGGGGCACCCGTGTCTACAAGTGCTCCGACTGCGACTACACCACCAAGAACAAGCAGAAGATCACGTGGCACATCAGGATCCACACCGGAGAGAAGCCATACAAGTGTCATCTGTGCAAGTACGCCTGTGCTGACCCCTCGCGCCTAAAG taCCACATGCGAATCCATAAGGAAGAACGGAAATACCTTTGTCCAGACTGTGGCTACAAGTGCAAATGGGTGAATCAGCTGAAGTATCACATGACCAAACACACAG